Part of the Mangifera indica cultivar Alphonso chromosome 4, CATAS_Mindica_2.1, whole genome shotgun sequence genome, TTCTCTTTCCTGCAGTTGATTTTTCCCTGGcaagtatttagattttaagTACACCTGGAAAATTACAATTGATTTTTCAGGTGCTCtgttggataacttttgacTATTCTGCTCAGGTAGAAAGTGATGAAGATGTATGGTGGAAGGCCAATGTTAGAGAGACAAGGGAAGAAGTTGCTGCTAGGGGATTGAAGTTCATGAACTGGTAAATACGTTGTTCTCCTGTGCATGGGGCTCTGACTGAGAAACTCACTTGGTCCTCTCAGTATAATTCCCTAGCATTTTATGTGTTGATTTTAGTTAAATAGATAGCTGGACACTGTGTTTGATGAAGTGGGATGATCCTtctatgttattatttttgttgacaTCTTCAGTTTTATCATGGACTTTTTTTCGCTAATATTAGTTACAACTTTACAAAAGCAAGAAGTAAATTCTAATGGATCACCTCCTCATTTCCATTACTATTTTCAGTCCATGTTTGCATTTGTGTACATTCTCATGATCCAGCTGTTACACCGTTGAATTTTCTACAAGAGGCTGCATGATTTTATTAATTGGGAATCATGTCAAGGAACAATTAGTACCAGCAACTATGGAAATTACAATCTTGTGGtataatttgttagtttttttttcatataaagtaACTGTATGGATTGAGATGATATATTTGATGTAAACCTTACTCTCCTCTCTGCTTCACAGGTTGTGGACACGTAAGGAGAAAGAGATAGCAATTGTCACGCATAGTGGATTCTTGTTTCACACATTGACTACATTTGGAAATGACTGTCACCCTTCCGTGAAGACAGAAATATGCAAACAGTAAGCTAACTTCCACCTAATTTGTGCATGTGTAATCTCTTTGCATCTTGCATGTTAACATAATAGGATTCTCTTCAGtcatttttgtttgtgtttgagACACCTAAGCaagaaatgacatttttcaacaTGCACTTGCAGTTTTGCTAATTGTGAGCTCCGGTCCATGGTCATCGTTGACAGAAGGTTTTGTGCAATTATTGTTTTTACCATTTAAAGCAATATCTTCTCTGTTCTCATTAGTTCTATTTTTTTACCTCCAGTATGACTGGATCAGACACTTCAACGACGAATTATCCTGGAAATATTCCATCTAGGTTGGATCTTCCTAGCGGTGTTGCACATAAGAAGcttgagaaagaagaaaccaGTTCAAATGACTAGTCACTAGTGAAGGAATTGGTGTTGTTAATCTATATTAATTCCCTTGTTGGAAACTCTGGTTTCTTTTCTCTGCATACATTAATGGTGAATGACATGGGTTGCAATTTGGAAGACATGGAACCAACTATATTTCGAAGTTTCAATTCTAATGatctatatattttacataaagCTCGATTAGGTGCATAAAATTAATGATCAATATATTTGGGTCGGATTATTTTTTTCGTATTTTGGATTGCTCCGACTCGTTTTACCATGTCCAgatttcaataatcttttattaattaatttaaaattactataaagACAGGAGTATTATTACTCGGCagactttattttatttacctgtggttgtgatattttttaaagatattgcTGAGGATTTAAGCAAGGAATGAACTTATAGACAAACAACATCGTCCACCAAATGTACGCGTTAATGGCGTCAGCATCTTATTCCAAAatatcttcaaaaaaaaataataataataattcacatGCTCAATCTCTCTCTTATCCCAATCTCGACTGGCCCCCACCATAATTTCATCTCTTTCATTTATCTCCCTCCACCTGTCCCCTACCCAGATAAATAAAACTTCACTCACTCCGCTCTTTTTTCTTACTGCAGCAACCTCTCTCATGGATTGACTGCAAAATTTGTCAAACACAAAACCATATCGTTTCCTTCAGTTTCTCTCATCTATGGAGAATTTCTCTTACAATTCTTATCCCGATTCCGGTAACTCCTCTCCTCGTTCTCGCGACATCGATTTCGAGAACACCGCTTCATGGGAGGATCAAAACATCAAGGCCAAGTTCATGTGTAGCTATGGTGGCAAGATCCACCCTCGTCCTCATGATAATCAGCTCGCCTACGTCGGCGGCGACACCAAGATTCTCTCTGTTGATCGTACCATCAAATTCTCTTCTATGATCAACAAGCTTTCCGCGCTCTGTGGCGAACCCGACGCCTCCTTTAAGTATCAGCTCCCTGGAGAAGATCTCGACGCCTTGATTTCGGTCACCAATGATGACGATCTTGAGCACATGATGCATGAGTATGATCGCCTTTACAAAGCTTCCGCGAAGCCGGCTCGGATGCGCTTGTTCTTGTTTTCGGCTGTTGCCAATTCCAGTTTCGGATCCGATTCTTCCAAGTCGGAGCGTGAACGATTTGTAGAGGCTTTGAATTCGGGTCCGACTCTTGTGAGTGAGCCGAAGAAAATCGCTAATAATGTTGATTTCTTGTTTGGTTTAGAGAAAGGAATTCCGCCGAACAAAATTCTGGAACCGGTGCAGCCACCTCCGCCGGAATATGTAGTTCCGGATGAGCGAGGTGTCGGACCGGATCGGGTCGTTTATCCGGATCATGCGGTGAATCCCGTTGACATACAGAGACAGCTTCAGAGGTTGCAGATGAGAGAACATGAGCAACAAGTTCATGAAGCTATGTTCATGAAAAAGACGGAAGAGAATTTATCAGCCGGATTTTACGTTGCCATGCCAGAAAAAGCTCCCCCACCACCAGGGACAGTACCATTGTCCGTACAGCAAACCACGCCGTTTCAAGTCCCTAGTTCGAGTTACCCAGCCACAGTAACCAACACGCATGGGCAACCTGAACAGCCGGTTTATATGCTCCCTCAAGGCACTACTATGCCTGTATATCACCCACAACAGCCGCAATCACAACCGGCGCCTCAAATGATCCGACCCGTGGCCAGTCAACCTTACTATCCCAACATGCAAAGAATGGCTCCGGATGTTTACCGCGAACAAGCAGTTTACAACATGGTTTTACCTCCGCCAAATATGCCGCCGCAGATGGGAATGGTACGGCCGAGTGGACCCGCGATGGGGGTAACTGATACCGGATATAGCCAAGTGGGATATGATAGTGGGGGGAGACAAGTATATTTTACAGGAGCGGGAGGAGTGGTGATGCAGCCACCGCCAACGACATATCAGGGAGGAGTTAACATGGCGGTTAGCGGTGAAACGAGGGGCCCGGAAGGCAAGGTGGTGGGTAAATTATCACCAAATTGATGAATATGAATGTGAGTATTAATTAGTATGTATTGTTGTCGTATTAAGTAATCTTGtaaccattattattattattataaagtttatatatatatgtttgcataatctaatctaaattattatatattgttaagggaaattaatattaatgttgCAAATTGAGCCAAGTTAGGTAAGCATGTAaacatagagagagagaggcaaTTACTGTGTCATCACatgcaaattaaattaagaaagacAGAGTAATGAATGACTTGAAATACAAACAAAACCCAGAGTAATTTTGTAAAGTAGATGGATGGATATGGCTTTGGTTATTGGCAAGTGTGAAAGGGGCTGGTAAGGAGGGATATGGATTCATCCAATCCAATTGAATTCAAAGCAAGGAAGAGACAGGAATTGTTGCATTTTCTTATTTCAATGATGAAGCCCACTTCCTAATTTTTCATGGTGAAGTTATCAGCTACAGAAAAATGTCACTATTATCTTTATGACATTATTTCAAGTTGGCTAGGCGTGGCGTGGCGCCACTTTGCGTGGGGATTTTGACTTCTCTACTCGTCTCTCCATCCAATCCAGTCCAATCCATCTCCATTATCATCAGGCCAAACGAAgctttcccacccaagttttactCTAGTCCTAATCACCCCTCCAAgtcttaaaaattcaaatatttatccattaTCTATCTTTGATTaagtttttcaattaattataaaaataaaaaatattattttattttaaatattaaaataaataaaattattttttatttttctttattaatttaaaaaattaataatttttcttcacttAAAGTatgaaaacttatattttttcttttagagttttatttttctaaattcaacAATCATTTTGGGAAAGTTATTAGCTAGTCTTCTCACCGCCTTTCTCCTTGGTGGTTTCCCAATATGGAAACTACAAAAAATAAGGCTAAAAAGGTTAGATGATATtgcacatatttatatatcgtTCAATCATCTGTGTTGGTCGGATGATGCACACACAATAACGTCATGTTAGTGTATTGTCCAATCGATACATAGATTTGTATATTAATGTTTGGCTTTTTTGATCAGATTTTTGATGATTTCTACGTTAGAAAACCACCGAGGAAAAAGGTGGTGGAAAGGTTGGCCGACAACCTTCCTATAATGATTGTCAGATTTggaaaaatcaaactctagaggaaaatgtaagttttcaaacttttggatgaaagaaaattaatagtttttttaaaactaaaagaggaaaataaaaagtaattttatttattttcatgtttagagtaaaatgatacttttacccttataattaacaataaaatttgacaCAAATTGGATGATGGGTatgtgtttaagttttttaaacccAGTGGGTGGGTGATGAAAATctacttaaacttgggtgggaataaatcctttgccCTTATTATCATTAGTCCATTTTCATATATTCTGGTATATATTGGGTGTCCCCACGGCACTTAATGACATTTTGTCACCATTCCCAACTTAATTTGGAGGctttaaataagaataatttaacgttttctttatataaacaatGCCCCCTTTATGAAGAGGCTAGAATTACTGACCTTTAAATTAGCAAATATAAACAATGCTTCATCAATATAGCAATGTAAATGTTACTGTAGTACCATATGATACTACTAAGTCACCACCACTGACCAAGCAAGCTTCACAGACTAATTTGACAGCAACAAGCTTAAGAGTCAAAGATAATTTATTAGGTGAAACGTTCAGTCATGTTGCCTATCCGAGAAGCACCGGCGCCCCAAATTGAATGTTGAAGAAAGATAAGCCATTGACTTTgcattttaactcaaaaataACCTCTCCCTCCCCTTATCTTCAATCtgaaacttttatatatttttatatttccaaTTGGGGTGACaatcttattaatattttattattaatagatatATGATTGATGATTTGATTACCAACTTTATTTTTTGACCCATCCCAGAActggatatatttttttaggcCAGAGAGCCCATTAATATATTTAAGCCAATCCAAAATCCAACCGTGGATTTGAGGGTTTGCAATCAGAACCAGTTGCCATTTGTAATATTCTTGCACATTGGAATCAGGACAAATGTCAATGGCAGTGGTATTCCAAGTCTACCCTGtattatacattttaattacaataaaaattatacatatttattttaaatatatattttatacttatcattaaattattaaataattttaatttaaaaatataataatattttattatataataacatattatatatgtttatttatatattaaaaaatatatacgtatcgTATTATTCTtctaattaacttattttttaattcatatctCATCAATTAAAAGTATATTCcaattcatttcaaaattttgattcatcaTTTTCCACCATTCACAccttttgaaaacttttatttgTGCTAAAGcaaaatatcacaaatgttgctcaaaaacaagacaaaaataacaaaattcaatatttcatGCATATACTTGTTGTATTCCCCTTTTATGGAGGATGTAGAATCTATAACATTGTATACagtatacattattaatatacttttaagatcatgttgaattaaaatcatataaatgacTGATATTAAATTTGTCACGCATAGTCTTTGAATTCATAAATTGTGCCCATGTTAACTATAATCTGAATCCAtatttggtacacaattcacattattctatttttgatacacaattcacgtatacagatgatatgtcattatataattaggtattattttatcacatgaTAACACGTGATTctaaatcactcaattatatgataatacattatctgtatacatgaattatgtaccaaaaatatatacacatagcattactcatAAGAAAAAGTAACACCAAATTACgtgaaaacacaaataaatgtatacttatctatatactcaaagtaGGTATGCATAACATtacttatatttaataaaattatgtaaaccTACTTcggatatataaatatatacatacttatatgtgttatgaTATAGTTAGGTAACttagaattaataataaaataatattcaaatatataattttatatatatatatatatatacacacacaactatatatctaaaatgggtacaaataatattactttaacaTATAATGCTACTAATTATTCTGTGTGTAAAATTTTACATCTCAAGAACGTAATCTCATTAACAaggaataaaataattgacTAATGTATGTatatgaagaaaaaatgaattgcGCGGCGCTCACTCAAATTAAGCCATCAATTTTTATGCCACCACCGAAAGTTTTATTTTGGGTATAATTGatgattgaaaattgaaaataaaataattttcaaaaagaaaaaacacataTAATTGATCATGTTTATCAATGTgtaacaaacataaataacaaaCTAATGTAAGATTATTTATAACGAATAAGAAGAAGATAGGGTTTATTTCAAACTCTTatttgtaaagttttaaaagtataaataatcatcattttattaaaattttttattaaagttaatgataaaataattatttaacaaaaatattttaaaaaataaaaatatttatttaatttttctctcttagtttaaaaaattaataatttttttcttattaatagttttaaaaaaatatatttttctcctaagattttattttttccaccTCAACTTTTCGACGctctaatataataaaactcaaaattgGTATCAATTTGATAACATAGACGAAaccaatattaaaatatgaaccCAATACGAGACAATTATTGAACTATAAACTACCAAATTAGAGAGCTAAGCAAAAACAAATTGCTTAATTACTATGGAACCTGACTTTATTATTAGTTAACAGATTAATGAACAACCAACTGATTTTAAATGGGATGAATAAAGGATCATCACACATAATAATTAAAGAAGTATGAATGGAACAAAGAAAGAATAGATGCAAAGTTCATGTTCAAGATTGGTATAAACCGAAAGCAAAGCAATATTATATTCTAGCAAACACAATAAAGTCAGAATTTGGTGTCGTTtccttcaaaataatttataataaaatatatatatatatatatatatatatatatatatatatatatatatatttatatatatatttatatataaataataacacataattttgtCACTTTAGTCCAAAACTTATAAGAAGGCTAATATTTTGAGTAGTTGACAAACACCCAATCTATCAAATTAGAAAAGGTAGTGGAATCCTAAGCTTGACTTgacagttttatttattattttttattatttaaatgatttttaatagtAGTCCTCTGTATGGTAGTAAGTATTTGTCGGTCTTAGAATTTGGTccaaatttattgattttgagaATATGGACATTTCCGCTCCAAATTTATCAACAATTTtgtcaatttgatttgattattaaaaagaGTAATGTTCTATGAGTAATCTTTTTCCGTTTTAACCCTCGTCAGAACTAGTTAACActatctttttttcattttaggtttagaaaataaataatttctcttcAGAATTAGACTTTGAAATGTTACATTTATTCtataagattttctttttttctcccaCCTTTTTTTTTACGGTATCACCAGttaacttttctcttttttccctttttcaacATAGGTAACTGGACAAAGAGCATCCTCATCACTAGCTTCCTCTATTGATGAAGATATCGTTTTCGTGTGTTACCAACACTGAAAAAGATGaggaaaagagaaattaattaatgataacaTTAGAAAACGGAGGgagaaaaataaggaaactaTAAGAGAGAAATGTaacatttaaaagtttaatttttgaaaaaaattattagttttttaaatttgaaaaaaaataaataatattttattatttttaatatattattaataaaataataattttatttttaaaaattaattaattttattaattttaattatttataaatagatgtttaaggttttaataataaatgaaaatcgGTCTGAGAATTTAATGATCGTCGAGTGGGAACAAGCCCTCTTGCCTTAAAAAAAccaataacatatttttttccaCGTGAACGGctcatcaattttatttcattattatttaaatttttgaaaatagtaATGTGGATTTTAACTTTTTGGCGCCGCAGAGTAATTGCACTAACTGTTCTAGAA contains:
- the LOC123214640 gene encoding phosphoglycerate mutase-like protein 1 isoform X4, with amino-acid sequence MKRYIQVRHAQGIHNVDGDKNFKAYMTPEYFDAHLTQLGWKQVENLRKHVHETGLVKRIDLVIASPLLRTLQTAVGVFGGEGYEDRMDVVPLMVANAGNSGRAAISSLNCPPVIAVELCREHLGVHPCDKRRNISDYQFLFPAVDFSLVESDEDVWWKANVRETREEVAARGLKFMNCCYTVEFSTRGCMILLIGNHVKEQLVPATMEITILWLWTRKEKEIAIVTHSGFLFHTLTTFGNDCHPSVKTEICKHFANCELRSMVIVDRSMTGSDTSTTNYPGNIPSRLDLPSGVAHKKLEKEETSSND
- the LOC123214500 gene encoding uncharacterized protein LOC123214500; this translates as MENFSYNSYPDSGNSSPRSRDIDFENTASWEDQNIKAKFMCSYGGKIHPRPHDNQLAYVGGDTKILSVDRTIKFSSMINKLSALCGEPDASFKYQLPGEDLDALISVTNDDDLEHMMHEYDRLYKASAKPARMRLFLFSAVANSSFGSDSSKSERERFVEALNSGPTLVSEPKKIANNVDFLFGLEKGIPPNKILEPVQPPPPEYVVPDERGVGPDRVVYPDHAVNPVDIQRQLQRLQMREHEQQVHEAMFMKKTEENLSAGFYVAMPEKAPPPPGTVPLSVQQTTPFQVPSSSYPATVTNTHGQPEQPVYMLPQGTTMPVYHPQQPQSQPAPQMIRPVASQPYYPNMQRMAPDVYREQAVYNMVLPPPNMPPQMGMVRPSGPAMGVTDTGYSQVGYDSGGRQVYFTGAGGVVMQPPPTTYQGGVNMAVSGETRGPEGKVVGKLSPN